One Euphorbia lathyris chromosome 1, ddEupLath1.1, whole genome shotgun sequence DNA segment encodes these proteins:
- the LOC136203418 gene encoding cytochrome P450 CYP736A12-like, producing MSPSILAALFFLIASFLPLKVIYNLCVILWHPNPKNKKHNPRLFLPPGPRPLPIIGNLHLLGNLPHQSLYHLSKQHGPIMFLKLGFVETVVVSSAQSAEIFLKSNDLVFANRPRMIVSDYLSYGSRGMIFDDYGPYWRDVKKVCSLQLLNSSKIESFAPLRKEEVELMVANLKKACEFGEKVNVGARVGDLSENLICRMIFGQRLSDEFELRPLIKEALDLVGAVNVSDYVSYIRPLDLQGLTKRMKAYRKGMDKVLEKIIDSHEKDNQWQIKVEKDKDFIDVLLSLMNNKSSETEDSSSYVIDRTCIKAIIQDIIIGGFETSASSIEWTFSELIRHPRVMKCLQEELQNVVGLDRIVEESDLPKLTYLDMVIKESLRLYPTLPFIPRKNLEDVTVNGYHIPKNARVLINVWAIGRDCNAWKENTLEFYPERFEDQSVDFRGRHFQLIPFGAGRRSCPGLNLGLRNVKLVVAQLAHCFNWEMPNGMVPRDLDMTETYGLTMPRANRLFAVPTYRLHV from the exons ATGTCTCCTTCTATTTTAGCTGCACTTTTCTTCCTTATTGCATCTTTTCTTCCCCTAAAAGTAATTTACAATCTTTGTGTTATATTATGGCATCCAAAccccaaaaataaaaaacacaatCCAAGATTATTTCTTCCTCCAGGTCCCCGACCGCTCCCAATAATCGGGAACCTTCACTTACTAGGAAATCTCCCACATCAAAGCCTCTACCATTTATCTAAACAACATGGTCCAATCATGTTCTTGAAGCTAGGATTTGTAGAAACCGTTGTCGTTTCATCAGCACAATCTGCCGAGATATTCCTTAAATCAAACGACCTCGTTTTCGCAAACCGTCCTAGAATGATAGTTTCTGATTACTTGTCTTATGGTTCTAGGGGCATGATTTTTGATGATTATGGTCCTTATTGGCGTGATGTGAAAAAAGTTTGTAGCTTGCAGCTTCTTAATAGTTCAAAGATAGAGTCTTTTGCACCGTTGAGAAAAGAAGAGGTGGAATTGATGGTTGCTAACTTAAAGAAAGCTTGTGAGTTTGGTGAGAAAGTGAATGTTGGAGCTAGAGTTGGTGATCTCAGTGAAAACTTGATTTGCAGGATGATATTCGGACAACGTCTTAGTGATGAATTTGAATTAAGACCACTCATTAAGGAGGCTTTGGATCTAGTTGGAGCTGTTAATGTTTCTGATTATGTTTCTTATATTCGACCCCTTGACCTTCAG GGATTGACAAAAAGGATGAAAGCATATAGAAAAGGAATGGACAAAGTCCTGGAGAAGATAATCGACAGCCATGAAAAAGATAATCAATGGCAAATCAAAGTGGAAAAGGACAAAGATTTCATCGATGTCTTGCTTTCTTTAATGAACAATAAATCCTCCGAAACCGAAGACTCATCATCCTACGTTATTGACAGAACATGCATTAAAGCAATCATACAAGACATTATCATAGGAGGATTCGAAACTTCAGCATCTTCAATCGAGTGGACTTTTTCTGAATTAATCAGACATCCACGAGTAATGAAATGTCTACAAGAAGAATTACAAAACGTCGTCGGATTGGACAGGATAGTTGAGGAATCAGATTTGCCCAAATTAACTTACTTAGATATGGTAATTAAGGAAAGTTTAAGACTTTATCCAACATTACCATTTATTCCTCGGAAAAACTTAGAGGATGTCACTGTTAATGGATATCATATACCCAAAAATGCAAGGGTTCTTATAAATGTGTGGGCCATAGGGAGGGATTGTAATGCGTGGAAAGAGAATACACTTGAATTTTATCCGGAAAGATTCGAGGATCAAAGTGTAGATTTTCGTGGGAGACATTTTCAGTTGATTCCATTTGGTGCAGGACGAAGAAGTTGTCCAGGACTTAACCTCGGATTAAGGAATGTTAAACTTGTTGTTGCGCAATTAGCTCATTGCTTTAATTGGGAGATGCCTAATGGTATGGTGCCACGTGACTTGGATATGACGGAGACATATGGACTTACTATGCCACGTGCTAATCGTTTATTTGCTGTGCCAACATATCGCTTACATGTTTAA